The Mangifera indica cultivar Alphonso chromosome 8, CATAS_Mindica_2.1, whole genome shotgun sequence genome has a window encoding:
- the LOC123223168 gene encoding WAT1-related protein At4g15540-like isoform X1 yields the protein MITELSLPPQQLRGGKMQLRSFSRETLPFLAMITVECTDVGLSVLSKAALNQGMNNFVSVVYCNASGTLILLPYFLFHSSFFFCRNRRPPLTFSLLWRFFLVALIMSSGQIIAYTGIKFSSPTLLSAMANLSPVFTFLLAVIFRFEKLELRRSSGLAKFLGAVIAVTGAFIITLYQGPELLMASSTYSSPTPHRLLDSQQSKWVIGGFLLLLTALSSATWNISQASTVKKYPEEMTIVFFCTLFVAIQAAVFSAIAERNINAWKLSTMVEVLAIICTAIFGSVFRIAVHTWCLRKKGPIYVAMFKPLGMAAAVVLTVIFLGSTLFLGSVIGSIVIALGFYSVIWGQMKERNMAIDIENCSLGSTSKKTPLLQNSQDISSI from the exons ATGATCACAGAACTTTCTCTCCCTCCCCAACAATTGCGTGGAGGAAAAATGCAGTTGAGATCATTTTCACGGGAGACACTGCCTTTTTTGGCTATGATAACAGTGGAATGCACAGACGTGGGTCTCTCAGTGCTGAGCAAGGCAGCTTTGAACCAAGGAATGAACAATTTTGTTTCAGTGGTCTACTGCAATGCCTCGGGAACCCTCATTCTTCTTCCTTACTTTCTCTTCCACAG TTCTTTCTTCTTTTGCAGAAACAGGCGTCCGCCTCTCACTTTCTCCCTCCTTTGGAGATTTTTCCTCGTTGCCCTTATAAT GAGCTCCGGCCAAATAATAGCTTATACCGGCATTAAATTTAGTTCCCCAACTCTTTTATCTGCTATGGCGAATCTTAGCCCTGTCTTTACTTTCTTGCTGGCAGTCATATTCAG ATTTGAGAAGCTAGAGTTAAGAAGATCAAGCGGTCTAGCAAAATTCTTGGGCGCTGTTATAGCGGTTACAGGTGCTTTTATAATCACACTATATCAGGGTCCCGAACTCTTGATGGCTTCGTCAACTTATAGCTCTCCGACTCCTCATCGGCTACTTGATTCACAGCAATCAAAGTGGGTCATTGGAGGTTTTCTCCTTCTTCTGACAGCTCTATCATCTGCAACATGGAACATTTCTCAG GCTTCTACTGTCAAGAAGTACCCAGAAGAAATGACCATAGTCTTCTTCTGTACACTCTTTGTAGCAATCCAAGCTGCGGTTTTCTCAGCCATTGCTGAAAGAAATATAAACGCATGGAAACTGTCGACAATGGTTGAAGTGCTTGCCATTATTTGCACG GCGATATTCGGGAGTGTTTTCCGGATCGCTGTTCACACATGGTGCTTACGCAAGAAGGGACCTATCTATGTGGCAATGTTCAAGCCATTGGGGATGGCTGCTGCAGTGGTCCTGACAGTCATTTTCCTTGGAAGCACTCTTTTTCTGGGCAG TGTGATTGGATCCATTGTAATTGCACTTGGATTTTATTCTGTGATTTGGGGacaaatgaaagagagaaacatGGCTATTGACATTGAAAATTGTAGCCTGGGATCAACCAGCAAAAAGACTCCTCTTCTTCAAAACAGCCAAGATATATCAAGTATTTAA
- the LOC123223168 gene encoding WAT1-related protein At4g15540-like isoform X2, with protein sequence MITELSLPPQQLRGGKMQLRSFSRETLPFLAMITVECTDVGLSVLSKAALNQGMNNFVSVVYCNASGTLILLPYFLFHRNRRPPLTFSLLWRFFLVALIMSSGQIIAYTGIKFSSPTLLSAMANLSPVFTFLLAVIFRFEKLELRRSSGLAKFLGAVIAVTGAFIITLYQGPELLMASSTYSSPTPHRLLDSQQSKWVIGGFLLLLTALSSATWNISQASTVKKYPEEMTIVFFCTLFVAIQAAVFSAIAERNINAWKLSTMVEVLAIICTAIFGSVFRIAVHTWCLRKKGPIYVAMFKPLGMAAAVVLTVIFLGSTLFLGSVIGSIVIALGFYSVIWGQMKERNMAIDIENCSLGSTSKKTPLLQNSQDISSI encoded by the exons ATGATCACAGAACTTTCTCTCCCTCCCCAACAATTGCGTGGAGGAAAAATGCAGTTGAGATCATTTTCACGGGAGACACTGCCTTTTTTGGCTATGATAACAGTGGAATGCACAGACGTGGGTCTCTCAGTGCTGAGCAAGGCAGCTTTGAACCAAGGAATGAACAATTTTGTTTCAGTGGTCTACTGCAATGCCTCGGGAACCCTCATTCTTCTTCCTTACTTTCTCTTCCACAG AAACAGGCGTCCGCCTCTCACTTTCTCCCTCCTTTGGAGATTTTTCCTCGTTGCCCTTATAAT GAGCTCCGGCCAAATAATAGCTTATACCGGCATTAAATTTAGTTCCCCAACTCTTTTATCTGCTATGGCGAATCTTAGCCCTGTCTTTACTTTCTTGCTGGCAGTCATATTCAG ATTTGAGAAGCTAGAGTTAAGAAGATCAAGCGGTCTAGCAAAATTCTTGGGCGCTGTTATAGCGGTTACAGGTGCTTTTATAATCACACTATATCAGGGTCCCGAACTCTTGATGGCTTCGTCAACTTATAGCTCTCCGACTCCTCATCGGCTACTTGATTCACAGCAATCAAAGTGGGTCATTGGAGGTTTTCTCCTTCTTCTGACAGCTCTATCATCTGCAACATGGAACATTTCTCAG GCTTCTACTGTCAAGAAGTACCCAGAAGAAATGACCATAGTCTTCTTCTGTACACTCTTTGTAGCAATCCAAGCTGCGGTTTTCTCAGCCATTGCTGAAAGAAATATAAACGCATGGAAACTGTCGACAATGGTTGAAGTGCTTGCCATTATTTGCACG GCGATATTCGGGAGTGTTTTCCGGATCGCTGTTCACACATGGTGCTTACGCAAGAAGGGACCTATCTATGTGGCAATGTTCAAGCCATTGGGGATGGCTGCTGCAGTGGTCCTGACAGTCATTTTCCTTGGAAGCACTCTTTTTCTGGGCAG TGTGATTGGATCCATTGTAATTGCACTTGGATTTTATTCTGTGATTTGGGGacaaatgaaagagagaaacatGGCTATTGACATTGAAAATTGTAGCCTGGGATCAACCAGCAAAAAGACTCCTCTTCTTCAAAACAGCCAAGATATATCAAGTATTTAA
- the LOC123223168 gene encoding WAT1-related protein At4g15540-like isoform X3: MITELSLPPQQLRGGKMQLRSFSRETLPFLAMITVECTDVGLSVLSKAALNQGMNNFVSVVYCNASGTLILLPYFLFHRRPPLTFSLLWRFFLVALIMSSGQIIAYTGIKFSSPTLLSAMANLSPVFTFLLAVIFRFEKLELRRSSGLAKFLGAVIAVTGAFIITLYQGPELLMASSTYSSPTPHRLLDSQQSKWVIGGFLLLLTALSSATWNISQASTVKKYPEEMTIVFFCTLFVAIQAAVFSAIAERNINAWKLSTMVEVLAIICTAIFGSVFRIAVHTWCLRKKGPIYVAMFKPLGMAAAVVLTVIFLGSTLFLGSVIGSIVIALGFYSVIWGQMKERNMAIDIENCSLGSTSKKTPLLQNSQDISSI; this comes from the exons ATGATCACAGAACTTTCTCTCCCTCCCCAACAATTGCGTGGAGGAAAAATGCAGTTGAGATCATTTTCACGGGAGACACTGCCTTTTTTGGCTATGATAACAGTGGAATGCACAGACGTGGGTCTCTCAGTGCTGAGCAAGGCAGCTTTGAACCAAGGAATGAACAATTTTGTTTCAGTGGTCTACTGCAATGCCTCGGGAACCCTCATTCTTCTTCCTTACTTTCTCTTCCACAG GCGTCCGCCTCTCACTTTCTCCCTCCTTTGGAGATTTTTCCTCGTTGCCCTTATAAT GAGCTCCGGCCAAATAATAGCTTATACCGGCATTAAATTTAGTTCCCCAACTCTTTTATCTGCTATGGCGAATCTTAGCCCTGTCTTTACTTTCTTGCTGGCAGTCATATTCAG ATTTGAGAAGCTAGAGTTAAGAAGATCAAGCGGTCTAGCAAAATTCTTGGGCGCTGTTATAGCGGTTACAGGTGCTTTTATAATCACACTATATCAGGGTCCCGAACTCTTGATGGCTTCGTCAACTTATAGCTCTCCGACTCCTCATCGGCTACTTGATTCACAGCAATCAAAGTGGGTCATTGGAGGTTTTCTCCTTCTTCTGACAGCTCTATCATCTGCAACATGGAACATTTCTCAG GCTTCTACTGTCAAGAAGTACCCAGAAGAAATGACCATAGTCTTCTTCTGTACACTCTTTGTAGCAATCCAAGCTGCGGTTTTCTCAGCCATTGCTGAAAGAAATATAAACGCATGGAAACTGTCGACAATGGTTGAAGTGCTTGCCATTATTTGCACG GCGATATTCGGGAGTGTTTTCCGGATCGCTGTTCACACATGGTGCTTACGCAAGAAGGGACCTATCTATGTGGCAATGTTCAAGCCATTGGGGATGGCTGCTGCAGTGGTCCTGACAGTCATTTTCCTTGGAAGCACTCTTTTTCTGGGCAG TGTGATTGGATCCATTGTAATTGCACTTGGATTTTATTCTGTGATTTGGGGacaaatgaaagagagaaacatGGCTATTGACATTGAAAATTGTAGCCTGGGATCAACCAGCAAAAAGACTCCTCTTCTTCAAAACAGCCAAGATATATCAAGTATTTAA